One genomic segment of Clostridium estertheticum subsp. estertheticum includes these proteins:
- the rfbA gene encoding glucose-1-phosphate thymidylyltransferase RfbA, translating into MKGIILAGGSGTRLYPITKSISKQILPIYDKPMIYYPLSVLMLSGIKDILIISTPRDITSFEELLSDGSFLGINIQYAIQTYPRGLADAFIIGEQFIGHDRVALILGDNIFHGYGFTKRLKNAANREVGATIFGYHVINPKDFGVVEFDENNNILSIEEKPENPKSNYAVCGLYFYDNDVIDIAKNVKPSNRGELEITSINNEYLKRKNLKVELLGRGMAWLDTGTHRGLLDAANFVETVQTRQGLYVACIEEIAYLNGFIDRDQLLEISEPLIKTQYGKYLINVAHENNITNF; encoded by the coding sequence ATGAAAGGTATTATTTTAGCAGGGGGATCTGGAACACGTCTTTACCCAATTACAAAATCAATATCTAAACAGATATTACCTATATATGATAAACCAATGATATATTACCCATTATCAGTGTTGATGCTATCAGGTATAAAAGACATATTAATTATTTCAACGCCTAGAGATATAACTTCATTTGAGGAGTTGCTTTCTGACGGTAGTTTTCTAGGTATTAATATACAATATGCTATTCAAACATATCCTCGTGGACTAGCTGATGCATTTATTATAGGGGAACAATTTATAGGACATGATAGGGTGGCTTTAATCCTTGGAGATAATATATTTCACGGTTATGGTTTTACTAAGAGGTTAAAAAATGCTGCAAACAGGGAAGTAGGAGCTACTATTTTTGGGTACCATGTAATCAATCCAAAGGATTTTGGAGTAGTCGAATTCGATGAAAATAATAATATATTATCAATTGAGGAAAAACCTGAAAATCCAAAATCAAATTATGCAGTTTGTGGTTTATATTTTTATGATAATGATGTAATCGACATTGCTAAAAATGTTAAACCATCTAATAGAGGTGAGCTAGAAATCACTTCAATAAATAATGAATATCTAAAAAGAAAAAATTTAAAAGTAGAATTGCTTGGAAGAGGCATGGCTTGGCTTGATACAGGAACCCATAGAGGACTTTTAGATGCTGCAAATTTTGTGGAAACGGTGCAAACAAGGCAAGGATTGTATGTCGCTTGCATTGAAGAAATTGCTTATTTAAATGGTTTTATAGATAGGGATCAACTCTTAGAAATATCCGAGCCATTAATAAAAACACAATACGGAAAATATTTAATAAATGTAGCTCATGAGAATAACATTACTAATTTTTAA